GGTCTCGCCCACACCGGCGCCGTGGCGGCGGATGACGACACCCTGGAAGACCTGGACGCGGGAGCGGTTACCCTCGACGACCTTGACGTGCACCTTGACGGTGTCACCGGCGCGGAACGCGGGGATGTCGGACTTCAGGCTCTTGGCGTCGAGCTCGTCGAACTTCTGCATGACTGCTGCTTCCTTGTGGCGCCACAGGTCGCCACGATTTCGTGGTTCGGAACGTGTCCCTTTCGGCCTCATGACCACCGGAACCTGCCGATGGACCACTCCCCCTGGGGCGGGGGCCAGGACACAAGGATCAAGTTTGCCAGAGACTCGGCCCACCGGTGAAATCGTGCCGCTCCTTGACATGCAGCTCACCTCTGGTGATCCAGGTTGCTTCTGGCACCGCCGGCGGCACCAGTTGCGATCCGGAAGTCCGGACGCGGGCCGGGTCGCCAGTTACGCGTCCGGGTGAGACAGCCGGTAGGCGGCGTACATGTCCGGGCGCCGAGCCGAGGTGCGCTCGAGTCGCTGCTGGTGGCGCCAAGCGGCGATCCGTCCGTGATCTCCCGACAGCAGGATCTCCGGGACAACCAGGCCGTTCCAGTCGGCCGGCTTGGTGTAGACGGGGTACTCCAGCAGGCCGTCCTCGTGCGATTCCTCCACGAGCGACTCGGCATTGCCGATGACGCCGGGCAGCAGTCGCGCGATCGCCTCGACCATCGCGAGCACCGCCACTTCGCCGCCGTTCAGAACGTAGTCGCCGAGCGACAACACTCGGACGTCGTAGTCGCGAGCTGCGTACTCGTAGACGCGTTCGTCGATGCCCTCGTAGCGACCGCAGGCGAAGACCAGTCGCTCCTTGCCCGCCAACTCGCGGGCGATCTGCTGGGTGAAGCGTTCGCCGCCAGGACCGGGGACGATCAGCGTCGGACGCGAATCATCGTCTGCAGCAAGCGAATCGAGGGCCTCACTCCACGGCTGGGGCTTCATCACCATGCCGGCGCCGCCGCCGTAGGGAGTGTCATCGACAGTGCGGTGCCGATCGTGCGTCCACGTCCGCAGGTCGTGCACGCGCAGGTCGAGGAGACCGTCACGGCGAGCCTTGCCGATCAGCGACAGGTCGAGGGGCGACAGGTACTCGGGAAAGATGGAGATGACGTCGAGGCGCACGCTCACTCCCCCAGTTCGAGCAGACCGGGCGGCGGATCGGCGATGACCTTGCCGGCGTCGAGGTCGACCTCGGGCACGATCTGCTCGACGAACGGCAGATAGGCGGTGCGACCGTCCGGCAGCTCGATCTCCAGCAGGTCCTGTACCGGACGCGGATGCAACGCAACGACCTTCCCGAGGGTCGTGCCGGCGGTGTCGACGACTTCGAGACCGACGAGGTCGTCCTCGTAGAACCCCTCGTCGTCCTCCTCGTCGGGAGCGGCGAACAGACGGGTGCCACGGAGCGCCTCGGCGGCAGTGCGGTCGCTCGCCTCCTCGAAGGAGAGCAACTGGATGCCGTTGTGCACGCGCTCGGCGCGGATCGTCAGCAATCCGCGATCGGGCTCGGTCGAGAAGCTCGCCCCTTCGACGAAACGCTCCTGCGGGGAGTCCGTGTGTACCTGCACGGTCACTTCACCCTTCAGACCGTGGGGTTTGCCGATGCGAGCGACGAGAACCTCATCCATGGGCGTCATCCTTCCAAAGTCCTCGACCAAGTCCCCCGTGATTCCTCGGTGGGCATCACCAGCGACAGTGCCGACACCATCACGGCACCGGCGAGCGGTAGCAACATCGCGTGCTGAATGCCGAACTCGTGAACGAGCAGACCCATGATTCCCGGGCCGACGAGCGTCGTCGCGTACCCACACGTGACGACCCGCGACATCGCGCGTCCACCACCGAGCATGCCGGCCAGCCCGTAGATCTGCGGCGCAACGAGTGCCATTCCCCCACCGACGAGTGCCCAACCGAGCAGGAGCACCGGCATCGTGGGGCCCAACATCGCGACGAGGTACCCGGTTGCTGCGACACCGGCTCCGATGCGCACGACGAGTCGGCGGCCGAACGTGTGCACCAGGTAGTCGCCGGACATGCGAACCCCGACCATGCACACCGAGAACGCTGCCAGACCCCAGGCCGCGGTCGTCGAGGAGACCTCGGCGACGTCGCGCACGTGCACCGAGGACCAGTCGAAGGCAGTGCCCTCGGCCAGACCGAAACCGACGGCCATGGCGGCCAGGATCCAGGCGACGCGGGGGACCTTCGTCCGCCCTCCCGATTCATCGGTGTGATCGATCGGCGCGGTGTCGGCCGCGAACCGGTGCAGCACGGGCAGATCGGTGGCGATCAGCACCGCCGCGATCACGAACGCAGCCACCGAGATCGTGACCGCCCCACTGAACAACGATCCACACACGAGCACGATCAGCGCCCCCAGCAATGATCCGATCGACCAGCAGGCGTGAAAACGGCTCATCAGCGGACGTGGTCGCACCTGTTCGACCTGCACGGCCATGACGTTCATCGTCGTGTCCACCAGGCCGTTGCCCAAGCCGTACACCGCCGCCACTGCGACGGCCACGGCCAGGTTCGGGGAGGCCGCGATGAGGAGCATCCCGGCCGCCATCACGACGGTGCCGAGACGCAGCGGACGCAGCGCCCCACCGTGGTCGGCCATGCGTCCCCCGATGTTGATACCGCCGATCGCCGCCAGACCGAAAGCCATCAGCAGAACGCCGAGCCCACGGGCGTCGGTGTTCCAGCGGTCGGCCAGCGTCGGCATCAGAGCGCCGACGGTGCCGACCCCGACACCGTTGACCACGAAGGTCGCGACCGTGGCCACGACGGCGTCGCGGCTGCTCAATGCAGAACGCACTTGGTGAATCCTCTTGTGTCAGTAGTGGATCGGGGAAACGCGAGACTCCCCGGAGGTTTCCCTCCAGGGAGTCTCGTGCAGGTGTCGGCGATCAGCGGCTGCGATCGGTGTCGACGATGTCGACCCTGATGTTGCGGCCGGATGCCAGAGCCTGGACGACCGTGCGCAGCGCCGAAGCGGTGCGACCGGATCGGCCGATCACGCGGCCGAGGTCGTCGGGGTGGACGCGCACCTCCAGGAGTTCGCCGCGGCGAATCTCCTTGTGGCGCACCACCACCTCGTCGTCGTGCTCGACGATGCCCTTGACCAGGTGTTCGAGCGCTTCCTCGAGCACCGGATCAGCTCTCGGTGGTCTCGGCCTCGGCCTCGGCCTTCGCCGAGTCCGGGGTCTCGTCGACGGTCACGGCCTCGTCGGCCTCGACCTGCTCGACCGTCTTGGTCTCGTCCTTCTTCGGGGACTCCGCCTTCTTCTTGGCGGTGGTCGCCGAGCCCTTGTCAGCCTTGTCGGCACCGTCCTGAGCAGCCTTGAGGGCCGCCTCGTACAGAGCCTTCTTCTCCGGCTTGGCTTCCTTGACCTTCAGGGTGCCTTCGGCGCCGGGCTCGCCCTTGAACTTCTGCCAGTCACCGGTGACCTTCAGCAGCGCCGCGACCTGCTCGGTCGGCTGCGCGCCGACACCGAGCCAGTACTGCGCGCGCTCGGAGTCGATCTGGATCAGGCTCGGCTCTTCCTTGGGGTGGTAGAGGCCGATCTCCTCGATCGCGCGACCGTCACGCTTGGTGCGCGAGTCCATGACGACGACGCGGTACTGGGCGTTGCGGATGGCGCCGAGGCGCTTCAAACGAATCTTGACTGCCACAGTTGTGGTGTCTCCTGTTCATAGTTATGAGCGGCGGCAAGACCGGGTGAAGTCCACACCGGGGAGCCGTCGCTCGGGGCCGTAGTCCCTCGCTGCCGGGCGCGCGAGCGAGCCGTGTGCGAGTGGGTACGCGATCCATCATGCCAGAGCAGCCCGTGACCCTCCCAATCCGAAGTCTCACTCCGCCGGGGCGTGCTTCTCCAGGAACGCGTAGATCTCGGTGTCGTCGACGCCGGGAAAGACTCCCGGCGGCATGGCCGCCAAGAGGTGCGAGTGCACCCGCGCGGACGGCCACGCACGTCCGTCCCAGCGTCCGGCGAGGTCGGTGGGCGGCTGCAGGCAGCACGAAGGATCGGGGCAGCGCGACTTCGACCGCTCTTGGGTGTCGCGGCCGCGCATCCACTTCACGTGCTGATATGGCACACCGACGTTGACCGAGAACGATCCGGCCGACGTGCGGTCGACGACGGCGGTGCACCAGTACGTGCCCGAACGGGTGTCGGTGTACGCCTGGTAGGCCTTCGTGAGATCAGGCTGCTCGAAGACGCGGCGCGCGGTCCACTGGCGGCACACCCGCTGCCCCTCGATCGCACCCGTCGTGTCGGACGGGAAGACGATGCCATCGTTCTCGTACGCCTTGTAGATGACACCGTCCTGGGAGATACGCATGAAATGCACCGGAATGTCGAGGTGCTTGGTCGCCAGGTTGGTGAAGCGGTGAGCTGCGGTCTCGTACGACACCGCGAACGCGTCACGCAGGTCCTCGATCGCGATGTCCTTCGCGGTCTTGGCCGATCGCAGGAGGGAGACGGTGTCCTTCTGCGGCATGAGCAGCGCGGCGGCGAAGTAGTTGATCTCGACGCGTTGCGACAAGAACTCCGAGTAGTCGGCCGGGGGACGGTGCCCGAGGACGAGGTGGCCGACCGCCTGCATCGCCAGCGAGCGTGAATCGTGTTGCCCCGCTTCGGGTTGCGGCAGGTAGATGCGCTTGTTGCGCAGGTCGCTGACCGACCGGGTGGACGTCGGCAGGTCGGACGTGTGCACGAGTTTGTAGCCGAGGTGCCCCGCGATCCGGTCGATCGCGGCGCGACTGATCGGACCACCCGGGTGGTTGATCGACTTCAGCAGCCGGGCGGCTTCGTTCTCGAGTTCACCGAAGTAGTTGTCGGCCGAGCGCATCCGCTCGCGCAACTCACCGTTGGCCCGGCGTGCATGTTCGGGTGTGGCCGCCTGATCGGCCTGCGCCGATGCCATCGCCTCATGCATTCCGACGAGGGCTTCGAGCGCCTCCATCGGCAGCCGCGGACCGATCTTCACCTTCGGCAGACCGAGCGACTCGTAACTCTCGGCACGCTGCGCCTTCTCCAGCCGAATCTCCAGGGCCGCGCGCCGGCTCGGCGGAGTTGCTGTCAGGAAGTCCTGCACGGACGCGTCCAGCACCTTGGCCAGAGCCGCCAGGACCGACAACCGCGGCTCACGCTTGCCTGTCTCGATCAGCGACAACGCGGACGCCGAGATGCCGATCGCGTCGGCGACGTCACCGAGCGTGCGGCCCGCCTCCTGGCGCACGTGCCGCACCCGGCGCCCGATGGTCAGCGGGTCGGGGGCAGCACTGTCGAGATCGACCTGTTCGCCCGGCGCTTCGGGCTCGGTGAGGCGGCCGATTGCGGCAACGGAGTTCATGCGCCCCACCCTGGCGCGGCCCTTGGAGGCGGTGCGACGTAGATCACTCGAAACAGACGTCATGGCTGCATGTTACATAAAAATTCGTGGATATTTACATCCGCAACCCGGTTACTTTCGCGTCAGGCGGGTCAAGAATCGAGATGCAGCAAAGATTCCACCGAACGAATGAGGAGCCATGACCGACCACAAGCAGCTGTCCGCCGAAGAGCTGACCAAGGACTGGGAGACCAACGAGCGCTGGAAGGGCATCGACCGCGATTACACCGCGGAAGACGTCGTCAAGCTGCGTGGCTCCTTCCCCATCGAGTACACGCTCGCGCGGCGTGGCTCCGAGCAGCTCTGGGAGAAGTTGCACACCGAGGACTTCGTCAACGCCCTCGGCGCCCTGACCGGAAACCAGGCCGTCCAGCAGGTGAAGGCCGGCCTCAAGGCCATCTACCTGTCGGGTTGGCAGGTCGCCGGTGACGCCAACCTCTCCGGCCACACCTACCCCGACCAGTCGCTCTACCCGGCCAACTCGGTGCCGTCCGTCGTCCAGCGCATCAACAACGCGCTGCTGCGCGCCGACCAGATCGAGCACTCCGAAGGCATCAAGACCGTCGACGAGTGGGTCGTGCCGATCGTCGCCGACGCCGAGGCCGGCTTCGGTGGACCGCTGAACGCGTACGAGCTGATGAAGGCCATGATCGCCGCCGGCGCGTCCGGTGTGCACTGGGAGGACCAGCTGGCCTCCGAGAAGAAGTGCGGTCACCTCGGTGGCAAGGTGCTCATCCCGACCCAGCAGCACGTCCGCACCCTCAACGCCGCCCGCCTCGCCGCGGACGTCGCCGGCGTGCCGAGCGTGGTCATCGCCCGCACAGACGCCGAGGCCGCGACGCTGATCACGACCGACGTCGACGACCGTGACAAGGAATTCCTGACCGGCGAACGCACCGGAGAAGGCTTCTACAAGGTGCGCAACGGCATCGAGCCGTGCATCGCCCGCGCCAAGGCGTACGCGCCCTACTCCGACCTCATCTGGATGGAGACCGGCACGCCTGACCTGGAGCTTGCTCGCAAGTTCGCCGAAGCGGTCAAGGCCGACTTCCCCGACCAGATGCTGGCGTACAACTGCTCGCCGAGCTTCAACTGGAAGAAGCACCTGGACGACGCGACGATCGCGAAGTTCCAGCGTGAACTGGGTGCAATGGGCTTCAAGTTCCAGTTCATCACCCTGGCCGGCTTCCACGCGCTCAACTACTCGATGTTCGACCTGGCCCACGGCTACGCCCGCAACCAGATGTCGGCCTACGTCGAGCTGCAGGAGCGCGAGTTCGCATCGGAGGAGCGCGGCTACACCGCCACGCGTCACCAGCGCGAGGTCGGCACCGGCTACTTCGACATGATCTCCACCGCCTTGAACCCGGACAGCTCCACCACCGCGCTCAAGGACTCCACGGAGACCGCTCAGTTCCACAAGTGAGCACTACCTAGTACCACTCGGGCTCCTGCGGTCAACTGGCTCCGGTCGCAGGAGCCCGAGTTCTCAATCAGCACAACGCAACCCGCGAGTCAGAACCAACCGGCACAGAGCCGGGGCCCCTGAAGGAGGCACGTCATGAATCGACCCAACGGCACCCCGACGGTGCGTGGAACCATGCACCCCCGCTTCGACGAGATCGTCACCCCCGAGGCCCTTGCGTTCGTAGCCAAGCTCGACGCCGAGTTCGCCGGCCGCCGGGCCGAGTTGCTCCAGGCACGTCGTCAGCACTCACGCCGGATCAGCCAGGGCGCAAACCTCGACTTCCTGCCCGAGACCGCGTCCATCCGCGAGGACACCTCGTGGCGGGTCGCCGATCCGGCACCGGGCCTGGAGGACCGCCGGTGCGAGTTAGTTTCCCCGGCCAACCGCAAGATGGCCGTCCACGCCCTCAACTCCGGCGCCGACATCTGGCTCGCCGACCTCGAGGATGCCACCGCGCCGTCCTGGAAGAACCTCGTCCAGGGTCAGCTCAACCTGTTCGACGCGGTGCGGGGCCAGCTGAGCTACGACGAGTCCAACGGCGAGCGCCTGTCCGTCGGTGAACACCGTCCGACCCTGGTCATGCGTCCGCGTGGGTGGCACCTGTGCGAGAAGCACCTCGCCGTGGACTCGCGTCCGATGTCGGCTTCATTGGTCGACTTCGGTTTGTACTTCTTCCACAACGCCCAGAAGCTGACCGACCTCGGTGCCGGTCCGTACTTCTACCTGCCGAAGATCGAGAATCACCACGAGGCCCGCCTGTGGAACGACGTCTTCGTCTTCGCGCAGAACCAACTCGGCATCCCGCAGGGCACTATCCGCGCGACCGTGCTCATCGAGACGATCACCGCGGCGTTCGAGATGGAGGAGATCCTCTACGAACTGCGCGAGCACTGCTCGGGCCTCAATGCCGGACGCTGGGACTACATCTTCAGCTACGTGCGCACCTTCGCTCACCGCGGCGAGGAGTTCGTGCTCCCCGACCGCGACAAGATCACGATGACCACCCCGTTCATGCGGGCGTACACCTCGCTGCTGGTCTCGACCTGTCACAAGCGCGGCGCGCACGCCATCGGTGGCCCGGCCGCGGTCAATCCGACGCTGCAGGACGAGGAGCGCCGCCTGCGCGCCCTCAACGTCGTCCGGGCGGAGAAGGAGCGCGAAGCTGCTGAGGGCTTCGACGGTTCATGGGTCGCTCACCCGGCGCTGGTCGAGACCTGCCGGACCGCGTACGCGGCCGTCCTCGGCACCAAGCACGACCAGCGTGATGTCCAGCGCGAGGTGCAGGTGACTGCGGACGACCTCATCTCGCTCGACGGCGTGCAGCAGACGATCAGCCTGCAGGGTGTGCGCACCAACGTCTCGGTCGCGCTTCGCTACCTCGCCTCGTGGATCGGTGGACGTGGCGCGGTCGCGATCGACACACTGATGGAGGACGCGGCAACGGTCGAGATCAGCCGAGCCCAGTTGTGGCAGTGGCTGTTCCACGAGTCGCAGTTGGCCGAGGGTCCGTTCGTGACGCGTGACCTGCTCGACCGGGTGGTGGACGAGGAGATGGCCAAGCTCACCCGTGGCCTCGACGACAAGCACACCGAGCGCTACCAGCAGGCTCGCGGCATCCTGGAGGAGACGGCGTTCGGCGACTACCTGCCGGGCTTCTTCACCACCTACGCGTACGTGCGATACCTGATCGACCGTCCGCTGCGGATCAGCGGACCGATCGACAAGGAAGACATCCGCCAGTCGGAGATGGTCGACAGCTCGGCGAAGGCCGGTTCGGCCGCCTGACACACGACCGCGAAAGTCCGCGGATCTGCGAGGTCAACTCGCCGGATCCGCGGACTTTCGCGTTGTTCAACCGAGAGCGAGGGCGCGGGCCTCAAGCGCAATTCGTGCGATGGCGGCGGGACCGGTGGCGCCTGCATGGACGAACAACACTCGCTCGGACTGAACGTCTGCCCTTCGTAGGATTTCGTCGACGACGGCGGATCCCGTTGTGCCCGAGCCGATCTCAAGCACCGCTCCCCCAGCCGCGTCGGCCAGTACCGCCGCCGTCTGCTCCGGACTGAGCACTGCGTCGGACAGGACGGGGACGCCGAGTTCGCACGCCAGGTCCCGGGCCGTCGGAGACGGCCCACCTGCGGACTCCACGACCACGGTGACGCTTGGATGGTCGTTCGGCCGGTACGCGACGGGATGCTCCTCAGCGGTGATCGCGTACGAGTCGTGGTCGCGCCAACTCGCCGGTCTGCCCGCGCCCTCGAGCCAGAGCATCCGCTTCATGTGCCGTTCACGCCGAAAACCGATGGACCGCAACAGACCTGCCGACCGGACATTGGCCGGTTGCACGTTCGCTTCGAGGCGATGCAGACCCATTCCGTAGGGCTCGGCGGTGAAGACAAGACCGAGCAGGACGCGCATACCCTCGGCGAACAAGCCCGTGCCGGCGTACGGGTCGTAGGAGTTGTAGCCCATCGTCGCCGATTGGAATCGTCCGCGAACTACGTTGGAGACATTGACGATTCCGACGATCGCGTGATCGCCGACGGGTTTGCGGGCGTGGATGACGAATGTACGGTGAACCGAACTCTGGCGCTCGAGTTGCCCGGCGAGGTCGCCCGGGTCGACCGGGTTCCACTCACGGATTCGCTCGGCCGAGCGGGCAACGGCCCGCATGTACGGGACGACGTCAGCCTCGTGCACGGTCGCGACCCACACCCGCTCTCCGTCCGCTCGCAGAGGCGGCAAGGGACCAGACATGGGGAGTCAGACGACCTGACCGCGCAACACGACCTGCTGCGGGTCCTTGAGCACGCCGACGTCCTCGCGTGGGTCGGATGCGTAGACCACGAAGTCGGCGCTCTGGCCCTCCTCGATGCCCGGACGCTCCAGCCAGGCTCTCGCCCCCCAGGTCGCGGCGCTCAACGCTTCGAGGTTGGTCATGCCCGCCTTCACGAACTCGGCCACTTCGTCGCCGACGAGTCCGTGCGGCAATTGCCCGCCCGCGTCCGTGCCGACGTAGATCTTGACGCCGGCCTCGTGGGCGGCGGCGACCGTCTCGAACCGGCGGTCGTACAGGTCGCGCATGTGTGCGGCGTACTTG
This is a stretch of genomic DNA from Yimella lutea. It encodes these proteins:
- the trmD gene encoding tRNA (guanosine(37)-N1)-methyltransferase TrmD, translating into MRLDVISIFPEYLSPLDLSLIGKARRDGLLDLRVHDLRTWTHDRHRTVDDTPYGGGAGMVMKPQPWSEALDSLAADDDSRPTLIVPGPGGERFTQQIARELAGKERLVFACGRYEGIDERVYEYAARDYDVRVLSLGDYVLNGGEVAVLAMVEAIARLLPGVIGNAESLVEESHEDGLLEYPVYTKPADWNGLVVPEILLSGDHGRIAAWRHQQRLERTSARRPDMYAAYRLSHPDA
- the rimM gene encoding ribosome maturation factor RimM (Essential for efficient processing of 16S rRNA) — translated: MDEVLVARIGKPHGLKGEVTVQVHTDSPQERFVEGASFSTEPDRGLLTIRAERVHNGIQLLSFEEASDRTAAEALRGTRLFAAPDEEDDEGFYEDDLVGLEVVDTAGTTLGKVVALHPRPVQDLLEIELPDGRTAYLPFVEQIVPEVDLDAGKVIADPPPGLLELGE
- a CDS encoding MFS transporter, which translates into the protein MRSALSSRDAVVATVATFVVNGVGVGTVGALMPTLADRWNTDARGLGVLLMAFGLAAIGGINIGGRMADHGGALRPLRLGTVVMAAGMLLIAASPNLAVAVAVAAVYGLGNGLVDTTMNVMAVQVEQVRPRPLMSRFHACWSIGSLLGALIVLVCGSLFSGAVTISVAAFVIAAVLIATDLPVLHRFAADTAPIDHTDESGGRTKVPRVAWILAAMAVGFGLAEGTAFDWSSVHVRDVAEVSSTTAAWGLAAFSVCMVGVRMSGDYLVHTFGRRLVVRIGAGVAATGYLVAMLGPTMPVLLLGWALVGGGMALVAPQIYGLAGMLGGGRAMSRVVTCGYATTLVGPGIMGLLVHEFGIQHAMLLPLAGAVMVSALSLVMPTEESRGTWSRTLEG
- a CDS encoding RNA-binding protein, with the protein product MLEEALEHLVKGIVEHDDEVVVRHKEIRRGELLEVRVHPDDLGRVIGRSGRTASALRTVVQALASGRNIRVDIVDTDRSR
- the rpsP gene encoding 30S ribosomal protein S16: MAVKIRLKRLGAIRNAQYRVVVMDSRTKRDGRAIEEIGLYHPKEEPSLIQIDSERAQYWLGVGAQPTEQVAALLKVTGDWQKFKGEPGAEGTLKVKEAKPEKKALYEAALKAAQDGADKADKGSATTAKKKAESPKKDETKTVEQVEADEAVTVDETPDSAKAEAEAETTES
- a CDS encoding helix-turn-helix transcriptional regulator; translated protein: MNSVAAIGRLTEPEAPGEQVDLDSAAPDPLTIGRRVRHVRQEAGRTLGDVADAIGISASALSLIETGKREPRLSVLAALAKVLDASVQDFLTATPPSRRAALEIRLEKAQRAESYESLGLPKVKIGPRLPMEALEALVGMHEAMASAQADQAATPEHARRANGELRERMRSADNYFGELENEAARLLKSINHPGGPISRAAIDRIAGHLGYKLVHTSDLPTSTRSVSDLRNKRIYLPQPEAGQHDSRSLAMQAVGHLVLGHRPPADYSEFLSQRVEINYFAAALLMPQKDTVSLLRSAKTAKDIAIEDLRDAFAVSYETAAHRFTNLATKHLDIPVHFMRISQDGVIYKAYENDGIVFPSDTTGAIEGQRVCRQWTARRVFEQPDLTKAYQAYTDTRSGTYWCTAVVDRTSAGSFSVNVGVPYQHVKWMRGRDTQERSKSRCPDPSCCLQPPTDLAGRWDGRAWPSARVHSHLLAAMPPGVFPGVDDTEIYAFLEKHAPAE
- the aceA gene encoding isocitrate lyase, with translation MTDHKQLSAEELTKDWETNERWKGIDRDYTAEDVVKLRGSFPIEYTLARRGSEQLWEKLHTEDFVNALGALTGNQAVQQVKAGLKAIYLSGWQVAGDANLSGHTYPDQSLYPANSVPSVVQRINNALLRADQIEHSEGIKTVDEWVVPIVADAEAGFGGPLNAYELMKAMIAAGASGVHWEDQLASEKKCGHLGGKVLIPTQQHVRTLNAARLAADVAGVPSVVIARTDAEAATLITTDVDDRDKEFLTGERTGEGFYKVRNGIEPCIARAKAYAPYSDLIWMETGTPDLELARKFAEAVKADFPDQMLAYNCSPSFNWKKHLDDATIAKFQRELGAMGFKFQFITLAGFHALNYSMFDLAHGYARNQMSAYVELQEREFASEERGYTATRHQREVGTGYFDMISTALNPDSSTTALKDSTETAQFHK
- the aceB gene encoding malate synthase A; the encoded protein is MNRPNGTPTVRGTMHPRFDEIVTPEALAFVAKLDAEFAGRRAELLQARRQHSRRISQGANLDFLPETASIREDTSWRVADPAPGLEDRRCELVSPANRKMAVHALNSGADIWLADLEDATAPSWKNLVQGQLNLFDAVRGQLSYDESNGERLSVGEHRPTLVMRPRGWHLCEKHLAVDSRPMSASLVDFGLYFFHNAQKLTDLGAGPYFYLPKIENHHEARLWNDVFVFAQNQLGIPQGTIRATVLIETITAAFEMEEILYELREHCSGLNAGRWDYIFSYVRTFAHRGEEFVLPDRDKITMTTPFMRAYTSLLVSTCHKRGAHAIGGPAAVNPTLQDEERRLRALNVVRAEKEREAAEGFDGSWVAHPALVETCRTAYAAVLGTKHDQRDVQREVQVTADDLISLDGVQQTISLQGVRTNVSVALRYLASWIGGRGAVAIDTLMEDAATVEISRAQLWQWLFHESQLAEGPFVTRDLLDRVVDEEMAKLTRGLDDKHTERYQQARGILEETAFGDYLPGFFTTYAYVRYLIDRPLRISGPIDKEDIRQSEMVDSSAKAGSAA
- a CDS encoding GNAT family N-acetyltransferase, translated to MWVATVHEADVVPYMRAVARSAERIREWNPVDPGDLAGQLERQSSVHRTFVIHARKPVGDHAIVGIVNVSNVVRGRFQSATMGYNSYDPYAGTGLFAEGMRVLLGLVFTAEPYGMGLHRLEANVQPANVRSAGLLRSIGFRRERHMKRMLWLEGAGRPASWRDHDSYAITAEEHPVAYRPNDHPSVTVVVESAGGPSPTARDLACELGVPVLSDAVLSPEQTAAVLADAAGGAVLEIGSGTTGSAVVDEILRRADVQSERVLFVHAGATGPAAIARIALEARALALG